The following proteins come from a genomic window of Varunaivibrio sulfuroxidans:
- a CDS encoding branched-chain amino acid ABC transporter permease, whose translation MMNKTYPSFWRANAPVAYFAVIVLTMPFWFPLIGGYPGLDTKILIWAIFAIGFDILLGYMGYLSFGHAAFFGISAYTTGLMLLHYSSEIVPAMLMSVVVTTVAALIIGMLTLRRSGIYFSILTLAFGEMFYSSAVSTLQSWTGGDNGLTGLPTPTLFGSVIKDTDVFYLTAFFAIVAYFTARRIASSPFGLMLRAIKSNQDRLEFTGINVQRYKISGFVVSAIFAAFAGSLMVIYEPYVATEFLHWSTSGKIVIMSVIGGVGTLFGPMIGAAFMLYFENVISVALHEQWLLVLGLIFMAIVIFLPGGFVDGARRVHRKIMGRSAPSGPPAEKGEA comes from the coding sequence ATGATGAACAAGACATATCCCTCCTTTTGGCGCGCCAATGCGCCGGTGGCGTATTTCGCGGTGATCGTGTTGACGATGCCGTTCTGGTTTCCTCTGATCGGGGGGTATCCCGGCCTGGACACAAAAATTCTGATTTGGGCGATTTTCGCCATCGGGTTCGATATTTTGCTGGGCTATATGGGGTACCTATCGTTCGGGCATGCCGCGTTTTTCGGTATTTCCGCCTATACGACGGGCTTGATGTTGTTGCACTACTCGTCGGAAATCGTCCCTGCGATGTTGATGAGCGTGGTTGTGACGACCGTGGCGGCCCTGATTATCGGGATGCTGACCTTGCGCCGTTCGGGCATTTATTTTTCGATTCTAACCCTGGCGTTCGGTGAGATGTTTTACAGTTCCGCGGTCTCCACGTTGCAATCTTGGACCGGGGGCGATAACGGCCTGACGGGGCTGCCGACGCCGACCCTGTTCGGGTCGGTGATCAAGGATACCGATGTTTTTTATTTGACGGCCTTTTTCGCCATCGTGGCGTATTTTACCGCACGTAGAATAGCATCCTCGCCTTTCGGGCTAATGCTCAGGGCGATCAAATCGAACCAGGACCGCCTGGAGTTCACGGGAATCAATGTTCAACGCTATAAAATTTCAGGGTTTGTCGTTAGTGCGATCTTCGCCGCGTTCGCAGGCTCGCTGATGGTGATTTACGAACCTTACGTGGCGACCGAGTTTCTGCATTGGTCAACCTCGGGGAAAATCGTCATCATGTCGGTGATCGGTGGTGTCGGAACGTTGTTCGGACCAATGATCGGGGCGGCCTTCATGCTCTATTTCGAAAATGTGATTTCGGTCGCCCTGCACGAACAGTGGTTGTTGGTGCTGGGGCTTATTTTCATGGCGATCGTCATCTTCCTGCCCGGTGGGTTCGTCGATGGCGCGCGCAGGGTGCATCGTAAAATCATGGGTCGAAGCGCGCCAAGCGGCCCACCCGCCGAAAAAGGGGAGGCCTAA
- a CDS encoding sensor histidine kinase — translation MLGGLVVGVSFAYLGGLFAIASYGERRAAQGRSLTKNPYVYTLSLAVYCTSWTFYGSVGRAAHTGLDFLPIYIGPTLMFAVWPLVWVKIVRICKVNRITSIADFISSRYGKNVTLGAMVTVIAVIGITPYIALQLKSIATSYNILVDFRGTPATSGGHLFAMDTTLIVALILAMFAILFGTRHITSNEHHEGLVTAIAFESLIKLFAFVAVGVFVTFSVHGGFGDLFAKAMARADLRKLLTVSNDPGYSQWVTMTLLSMAAILFLPRQFYITAVENSGERQLRTAVWLFPLYLLASNIFVLPIALGGKMIFAGNGADADMFVLTVPIHFGQGALALFAFVGGLSAATSMVIVASIALSTMVCNNLAMPFLLRWRRAHIDMRGDVSMLLLTIRRTSIVAILLLGYGYFRIASESYSLVTIGLVSFSAIAQFAPAMLGGMFWKGATRRGAQTGLLLGFGVWIYTLLLPSFSQSGWLDIGFVQHGPFAIGFLKPYALFGLTGFDHLSHSLFWSMVFNIGGFVGVSVTGWQSAIERIQATSFVDVFARTEGGDNSRYWRGSASIGELRALLARFLGDDAARRDLEAFAAARGGALDPTKDADTALIHHAEKVLAGAIGSAAARVMIATVVKGEVVGLDAVYSILDETTQVIEYSRMLEIKSAQLEEMAVKLQAANNRLKEFDSLKDDFLSTVSHELRTPLTSIRAFGEILSGGEDIAPWQRQKFLMVITQESERLTRLIDQILDLAKMEAGRMDWRIRDVDLSEALNQALTAMSGLMHEHGVTLHSVIEENLPPVRADRDQFIQVATNLLSNAAKFCRHPGGEVEVVARKAGDVIVVSVRDNGDGILPENREYIFEKFHQTNQATNQMPRGTGLGLAICRQIITFFGGRIWVEPAKDGGARFVFQVPIAASPAPRHFDPEV, via the coding sequence ATGCTCGGCGGTTTGGTCGTTGGCGTGTCTTTTGCCTATTTGGGAGGGCTGTTCGCCATTGCTTCGTACGGCGAGCGGCGTGCCGCCCAAGGGCGCAGCCTGACCAAAAACCCTTACGTTTACACCCTATCGCTGGCGGTTTATTGCACGTCGTGGACCTTCTACGGCAGCGTCGGGCGGGCGGCCCACACGGGGTTGGATTTTCTGCCCATCTATATCGGTCCGACCTTGATGTTCGCGGTGTGGCCGCTGGTCTGGGTCAAGATCGTGCGCATTTGCAAGGTTAACCGCATCACCTCCATCGCCGATTTCATTTCCTCGCGTTACGGCAAAAATGTCACATTAGGCGCCATGGTGACGGTGATCGCCGTTATCGGCATTACCCCCTACATCGCCCTTCAACTGAAATCGATCGCCACCAGTTATAACATCCTGGTGGATTTTCGGGGGACTCCGGCCACCTCGGGGGGGCATTTGTTCGCCATGGATACGACCTTGATCGTGGCGTTAATCTTGGCAATGTTCGCGATTTTGTTCGGCACCCGCCACATCACTTCGAACGAACACCACGAAGGCCTAGTGACGGCGATCGCCTTCGAATCCCTGATTAAGCTTTTCGCTTTTGTCGCGGTTGGCGTTTTCGTCACTTTTAGCGTCCATGGCGGGTTCGGCGATCTGTTCGCCAAGGCCATGGCGCGGGCGGATCTAAGAAAGCTTCTTACGGTCAGTAACGATCCGGGGTACAGCCAGTGGGTCACCATGACGCTGCTTAGTATGGCGGCGATTTTGTTCCTGCCGCGCCAATTTTATATCACCGCCGTGGAAAACTCGGGCGAGCGACAGTTACGCACGGCGGTCTGGCTGTTTCCGCTTTATTTACTGGCGAGCAATATTTTCGTGCTGCCGATCGCGCTTGGCGGCAAAATGATTTTTGCCGGCAACGGCGCCGACGCCGATATGTTCGTGTTGACGGTACCCATTCATTTCGGGCAAGGCGCCTTGGCTCTGTTCGCCTTCGTCGGCGGTCTGTCGGCGGCGACGTCGATGGTGATCGTCGCCTCGATCGCGCTATCGACGATGGTTTGCAACAATCTTGCCATGCCCTTCCTGTTGCGCTGGCGGCGCGCGCATATCGACATGCGCGGCGACGTCTCGATGTTGCTGCTGACGATAAGACGCACCAGTATCGTCGCGATTTTGTTGCTGGGGTACGGCTATTTCCGCATCGCCAGCGAATCGTACTCCTTGGTGACGATCGGATTGGTTTCATTTTCCGCCATCGCCCAATTCGCCCCGGCGATGCTGGGGGGGATGTTTTGGAAGGGGGCGACCCGAAGGGGGGCGCAGACGGGCCTTTTGTTGGGGTTTGGAGTCTGGATATATACTCTTTTACTGCCGTCATTTTCGCAATCGGGATGGCTCGATATCGGTTTTGTCCAGCATGGACCTTTCGCTATAGGGTTTCTTAAACCCTATGCCTTGTTCGGTCTCACCGGTTTTGACCACCTGTCCCATTCCCTGTTTTGGAGCATGGTGTTCAATATCGGCGGGTTTGTCGGGGTCTCCGTTACGGGGTGGCAAAGCGCCATAGAACGCATTCAGGCGACGTCCTTTGTCGATGTCTTCGCGCGCACCGAAGGCGGCGATAATTCCCGTTACTGGCGGGGTTCGGCGAGTATCGGCGAGCTGCGTGCATTGTTGGCGCGGTTTCTGGGAGATGACGCCGCCAGGCGCGATTTGGAGGCGTTCGCCGCGGCGCGTGGCGGTGCGTTGGACCCCACTAAGGATGCCGACACGGCCCTGATCCATCATGCCGAAAAGGTCCTGGCCGGAGCGATCGGTTCAGCCGCCGCGCGGGTCATGATCGCGACCGTGGTCAAGGGCGAAGTCGTGGGTCTGGACGCCGTTTATTCGATTTTGGACGAAACGACCCAGGTGATCGAATATTCACGGATGTTGGAAATCAAGTCGGCCCAGCTCGAAGAAATGGCGGTCAAATTACAAGCGGCGAACAACCGCCTAAAGGAATTCGATTCCCTAAAGGACGATTTTCTTTCCACCGTCAGTCACGAGTTGCGCACTCCGCTGACATCCATTCGCGCGTTTGGTGAAATTCTCTCCGGCGGAGAGGATATCGCCCCATGGCAGCGCCAAAAGTTTCTGATGGTGATCACCCAGGAAAGCGAACGACTGACGCGTCTGATCGATCAAATTCTGGATCTCGCCAAAATGGAGGCGGGGCGCATGGATTGGCGGATACGCGATGTCGATTTGAGCGAAGCGTTAAATCAAGCCCTGACGGCGATGAGCGGTTTAATGCACGAGCATGGGGTAACGCTGCACAGCGTCATTGAGGAAAACCTTCCTCCGGTGCGCGCGGACCGGGACCAATTCATTCAGGTTGCGACTAATTTGTTGTCCAATGCGGCCAAATTTTGCCGTCATCCGGGAGGCGAGGTCGAGGTTGTCGCGCGCAAGGCGGGGGACGTGATCGTGGTCAGCGTGCGTGATAACGGCGACGGTATCCTGCCGGAAAACAGAGAGTATATCTTCGAAAAATTCCATCAAACCAATCAGGCGACGAACCAAATGCCGCGGGGAACGGGACTGGGATTGGCCATCTGCCGGCAGATCATTACATTTTTTGGAGGGAGAATATGGGTGGAACCGGCCAAGGATGGAGGTGCGCGATTTGTTTTTCAGGTTCCCATCGCCGCGTCGCCCGCTCCGCGCCATTTCGATCCAGAGGTTTAG
- a CDS encoding NAD(P)/FAD-dependent oxidoreductase encodes MIETLECAVVGAGVVGLAVGRALARDGREVVVLEKEDAVGTGISARNSEVIHAGIYYPHGSLKARLCVDGRMMLYDYLHTRHINHEKCGKLIVACRETEDVRLNEIAACARSNGVGDLQKLAQNQVRALEPQLNARAALFSPSTGILDAHAYMLSLQGELENAGGMVALNSPLQRILPTPDGRHLRMDTGGPTPMTIDCRWIVNCAGLDAQHVAASCATLAGEKIPPRYLAKGSYFTLSGRAPFRHLIYPVPQPAGLGVHLTLDLGGQAKFGPDVEWIDTIDYAVDSARAERFYAAIRSYWPDLKDGALHPGYAGIRPKLQAPGTAQRDFMIQGPEDHGVGGLINLYGIESPGLTAALAIAKMIRARIR; translated from the coding sequence ATGATCGAGACGTTGGAATGCGCCGTTGTCGGCGCCGGAGTGGTCGGGCTTGCCGTTGGGCGCGCCTTGGCGCGCGACGGTCGCGAGGTCGTGGTGCTCGAAAAGGAAGACGCCGTCGGCACGGGAATCAGCGCCCGCAACAGCGAGGTCATCCATGCCGGAATTTACTATCCCCACGGCTCCTTGAAAGCGCGCTTGTGCGTCGATGGGCGAATGATGCTTTACGACTACCTGCACACTCGCCATATCAACCATGAGAAATGCGGAAAGTTGATCGTGGCGTGCCGGGAAACCGAAGACGTCCGATTGAACGAGATTGCCGCATGCGCGCGGTCGAACGGCGTCGGCGATTTGCAAAAGCTGGCGCAAAATCAGGTCCGCGCGCTGGAACCTCAATTGAACGCCCGCGCGGCCCTGTTTTCTCCTTCGACGGGAATCCTCGATGCGCACGCCTACATGCTCAGCCTCCAGGGCGAGTTGGAGAACGCCGGGGGCATGGTGGCGCTGAACAGCCCCCTCCAACGGATATTGCCGACCCCCGACGGACGCCACCTTCGGATGGACACCGGTGGCCCCACCCCGATGACGATCGACTGCCGTTGGATCGTTAACTGCGCCGGGCTTGACGCCCAGCATGTCGCCGCGTCGTGCGCCACGCTAGCGGGCGAAAAAATTCCGCCGCGATACCTCGCCAAGGGCAGTTATTTCACCTTGAGCGGTCGGGCGCCGTTTCGCCACCTGATTTATCCCGTCCCGCAACCGGCCGGGCTAGGCGTGCACCTGACGCTCGACCTCGGCGGACAGGCTAAGTTCGGACCCGACGTCGAATGGATCGACACCATCGATTATGCGGTCGATAGCGCGCGGGCCGAACGTTTCTACGCCGCCATCAGAAGCTATTGGCCGGACCTGAAGGACGGCGCGCTGCACCCGGGGTACGCGGGTATTCGCCCAAAGCTTCAAGCCCCCGGCACGGCGCAGCGCGATTTCATGATCCAGGGACCGGAAGATCATGGCGTCGGCGGCCTTATCAATCTTTACGGAATTGAATCGCCGGGGCTGACCGCCGCACTGGCGATTGCCAAAATGATCCGTGCGCGCATACGTTAG
- a CDS encoding ABC transporter ATP-binding protein, which yields MTILEVSCVSKSFGGLNALSDVNLNVEEGTVHALIGPNGAGKSTLLNVLTGLLRPDKGEVIFDGRALRNVSPHEINQRGIAKVFQTPAVFGELTLLENVTIPALAARDGAFKANLFKTDRSLKDVHAVGEEVLCDVGLQDQMHEQARYLSRGDKRRLELALCLAHRPRLMLLDEPTAGMSRHETERTIDLLKKISSRGVTKVIVEHDMSVVFALSDTITVLAQGQVIAEGGPDAVRGNPKVIEAYLGEEQE from the coding sequence ATGACGATTTTGGAAGTCTCCTGCGTATCGAAGAGTTTCGGCGGATTGAACGCCTTGAGCGACGTTAACCTGAACGTCGAGGAGGGGACCGTTCACGCCTTGATCGGCCCCAACGGGGCGGGTAAATCGACGTTGCTGAATGTGCTGACCGGCCTTTTGAGACCCGATAAGGGCGAGGTGATTTTCGACGGGCGGGCATTGCGCAATGTCTCGCCGCACGAGATCAATCAGCGCGGCATCGCCAAGGTTTTTCAAACACCGGCGGTTTTCGGCGAATTGACGTTGCTCGAAAACGTCACCATCCCGGCTTTGGCGGCCCGCGACGGGGCGTTTAAGGCAAACCTGTTTAAAACCGACCGCAGCCTGAAGGATGTTCATGCGGTGGGCGAGGAGGTTCTGTGCGACGTCGGACTTCAAGATCAGATGCACGAGCAGGCTCGCTATCTTTCCCGTGGGGATAAACGGCGCCTGGAACTGGCGTTGTGTCTGGCGCACCGTCCCCGGCTGATGTTGTTGGACGAGCCGACCGCGGGAATGTCGCGCCATGAAACGGAACGCACCATCGACCTTTTAAAGAAAATATCGTCTCGCGGCGTGACCAAGGTGATCGTCGAGCACGACATGAGCGTCGTCTTCGCCCTGTCGGACACCATTACCGTTCTCGCCCAGGGGCAAGTCATCGCCGAGGGCGGTCCCGATGCGGTGCGCGGCAATCCAAAAGTGATCGAAGCCTACCTCGGGGAGGAGCAGGAATGA
- a CDS encoding branched-chain amino acid ABC transporter permease gives MSGTLTNHIFLQFVTGLQLGAIYALIALGLTLVFGTLGLVNFAHGALFMLGAYLAVVIAAKFGFIAAIVGVPIILFIVGLILEKGLIRFFYQRPHTDQILVTFGLAIVVQETLKWIFGANNLPFSLPSWGVGIIKMHEWVPFLEGFVVYPKWRIILIGVSMTTVAALFVLLQFTRFGLIVRAGMRDAEMLRFLGIDINKRFAIVFGLGAMIAGIAGVFGGPVTQVDPEIGMNMLVPSFLVVVIGGMGSLPGAVLASFLLGLALSFTAEYSAIQQIIVYVIAVVVLLVRPRGLMGQKGLMEE, from the coding sequence ATGTCAGGGACGCTGACGAACCATATTTTTCTGCAATTTGTGACCGGGTTGCAATTAGGCGCGATATACGCCCTGATCGCTTTGGGCCTGACCTTGGTGTTCGGCACTCTGGGGTTGGTCAATTTCGCCCATGGGGCGTTGTTCATGTTGGGCGCCTACCTGGCGGTCGTCATCGCCGCCAAGTTCGGTTTCATCGCCGCCATCGTCGGCGTGCCGATCATCCTTTTCATCGTCGGGCTTATCCTGGAAAAGGGGTTGATCCGTTTTTTCTATCAACGCCCGCACACGGATCAAATTCTGGTGACGTTCGGCCTGGCGATCGTGGTTCAGGAAACCCTGAAGTGGATCTTCGGGGCCAACAATCTGCCGTTTTCCCTGCCCAGTTGGGGGGTCGGGATTATCAAGATGCACGAATGGGTTCCCTTCTTGGAAGGTTTCGTGGTGTATCCTAAGTGGCGCATCATCTTGATCGGCGTCTCAATGACGACGGTCGCCGCCCTGTTCGTATTGTTACAGTTCACCCGCTTCGGCCTGATCGTTCGCGCCGGAATGCGCGACGCCGAAATGCTGCGGTTTCTCGGCATCGACATCAACAAGCGCTTCGCCATCGTCTTTGGATTGGGGGCGATGATCGCCGGCATCGCCGGGGTTTTTGGCGGCCCGGTGACCCAGGTCGATCCCGAAATCGGAATGAACATGCTGGTGCCGTCGTTTCTGGTTGTCGTCATTGGCGGCATGGGCTCGCTGCCGGGCGCGGTGCTCGCCAGTTTCCTGCTCGGCCTCGCGCTTAGTTTCACGGCTGAATATTCGGCGATCCAGCAGATTATCGTCTACGTGATCGCCGTCGTCGTTCTGTTGGTGCGCCCGCGCGGTCTGATGGGACAAAAGGGACTGATGGAAGAATGA
- a CDS encoding response regulator transcription factor produces MAYSVLLVEDEPNIVLSLQFIMKQAGFDVRVATDGVLAIDALEQARADVVLLDIMLPKRDGFAVCEMIKGTPRWADVKVVMLSAKSRDADKERAKAVGADDFITKPFSTRELSERLVRIVENQGDRLAAHGKTRN; encoded by the coding sequence ATGGCGTATTCGGTTTTGCTCGTCGAAGACGAGCCAAATATTGTGCTGTCGTTGCAGTTTATCATGAAACAGGCGGGATTTGACGTCCGTGTGGCGACGGACGGCGTGCTTGCGATCGATGCGCTGGAGCAGGCGCGCGCCGACGTTGTCCTGTTGGATATCATGTTGCCCAAGCGCGATGGTTTCGCGGTGTGCGAAATGATCAAGGGGACGCCCCGGTGGGCGGACGTCAAGGTTGTCATGCTGTCGGCGAAAAGCCGTGACGCCGATAAGGAACGGGCGAAGGCCGTTGGGGCCGACGATTTTATCACCAAACCTTTTTCGACCCGGGAATTAAGCGAACGGCTGGTTCGAATCGTCGAAAACCAGGGCGATCGGCTTGCCGCGCACGGTAAAACACGGAATTGA
- a CDS encoding ABC transporter ATP-binding protein: MTALAQNTQQELRADAFFSCRNINAYYGESYVVQDVSFDIHEGEIVALLGRNGAGKTSTLRTIARAHNPALTSGEIHLNGTALHSLQAFEAAQAGVQLVPEDRRIIPGITVEENLILAQIEGAPGWPLARIYEHFPRLAERRTQQATTMSGGEQQMLAVARALARDLKLLLLDEPYEGLAPVIVHEIEAILHEVKALGITTVIVEQNAVAALKLADRAIILDVGEVVFTGTAKEVLDNKELREEYLAI, from the coding sequence ATGACCGCCCTTGCACAAAACACCCAGCAGGAATTGCGCGCCGATGCTTTTTTCTCCTGCCGGAACATCAACGCCTATTACGGGGAAAGCTACGTCGTTCAGGATGTCAGTTTCGATATTCACGAAGGTGAGATCGTGGCGCTCCTGGGGCGCAACGGGGCGGGCAAGACATCGACCTTGCGGACTATCGCCCGGGCGCACAACCCGGCGCTGACGTCGGGGGAAATCCACCTGAACGGCACCGCGCTGCATTCCCTGCAGGCCTTCGAAGCCGCCCAGGCGGGGGTCCAACTGGTTCCCGAAGACCGCCGGATCATCCCCGGGATCACGGTCGAGGAAAACCTTATTTTGGCGCAAATCGAAGGCGCTCCGGGCTGGCCGTTGGCGCGCATTTACGAGCATTTCCCGCGCCTCGCCGAACGGCGCACGCAACAGGCCACCACCATGTCCGGCGGCGAGCAGCAGATGCTCGCGGTGGCGCGGGCGCTGGCTCGGGATTTGAAACTGTTGCTTCTGGACGAACCCTACGAGGGGCTGGCCCCGGTGATCGTCCATGAAATCGAGGCCATCCTGCATGAAGTCAAGGCCCTGGGGATCACCACGGTGATCGTCGAGCAAAATGCCGTCGCGGCGTTGAAACTCGCCGACAGGGCGATCATCCTCGATGTCGGCGAGGTCGTCTTCACGGGAACCGCCAAAGAGGTCTTGGACAATAAAGAACTACGCGAAGAATATTTGGCGATCTAG
- a CDS encoding acetamidase/formamidase family protein: MALAKKRISPEQVKAQRNVVVQTYTNGILDPNQPMLGPVEDGGTIIANTAPGCWGPMITPRLRGGHEVTQPVYVEGATPGDAVALRIRQVTVTSIATSSGHDTSPEGYFLGDPYVAARCPTCDKLWPETHVEGIGPKAVICDDCGNPVTPFQFVHGYTVVFDDTRRVGVTMPKAAAEKIAANAAHYAVLPDGSVQHPILTFAASDMAGVMVRMRPFMGQLGSTPSMPMPDSHNAGDFGPFLVGAPHPYAITKEDLAKHRTDGHLDIDAVRAGAILVVPVKVEGAGIYMGDMHALQGDGEIAGHTMDVAGSVTLQVEVVKGRALDGPVLFPLVEDLPPLARPFNDRERAKAQQLAQQWGLDALEESAPISIVGSGPNLNDATENGLRRAADLLDMSVAEVRNRATVTGAIEIGRSPGVVQVTFLAPMCKLEQAGLAKFAREQYGL; encoded by the coding sequence ATGGCATTAGCTAAAAAACGCATTTCTCCGGAGCAAGTCAAAGCCCAGCGCAACGTGGTCGTGCAGACATACACCAACGGTATTCTCGACCCCAATCAACCCATGCTGGGACCGGTCGAGGATGGCGGTACGATCATCGCCAACACCGCCCCGGGCTGTTGGGGACCAATGATCACGCCAAGGCTACGCGGTGGCCATGAAGTCACTCAACCGGTCTATGTCGAGGGCGCCACGCCGGGTGACGCGGTGGCCTTGCGAATCCGTCAAGTCACGGTGACGTCGATTGCGACGTCTTCCGGTCACGACACCTCGCCGGAAGGCTATTTTCTTGGCGACCCCTACGTGGCGGCGCGCTGCCCGACCTGCGACAAGCTGTGGCCCGAAACCCATGTGGAGGGGATCGGTCCGAAGGCCGTCATTTGCGACGACTGCGGCAATCCGGTAACGCCATTCCAGTTCGTGCATGGCTATACAGTTGTTTTCGATGACACGCGTCGCGTGGGTGTAACGATGCCCAAGGCTGCGGCGGAGAAAATCGCCGCTAACGCCGCGCATTACGCGGTCCTTCCGGATGGTTCCGTGCAACACCCCATTCTTACGTTCGCCGCTTCGGACATGGCGGGCGTCATGGTGCGGATGCGTCCTTTCATGGGACAGCTCGGATCGACGCCATCCATGCCGATGCCGGATTCGCACAACGCGGGAGATTTTGGCCCCTTCCTCGTCGGCGCGCCGCATCCATACGCGATCACGAAAGAGGATCTTGCCAAACATCGCACGGACGGGCACCTGGATATTGACGCCGTCAGGGCGGGGGCCATTCTCGTCGTCCCGGTCAAGGTCGAGGGCGCGGGTATTTACATGGGGGATATGCACGCCCTGCAGGGGGACGGCGAAATTGCCGGACACACGATGGATGTCGCCGGCAGCGTCACGTTGCAGGTCGAAGTCGTGAAAGGGCGAGCCCTTGACGGCCCCGTTCTTTTCCCTCTTGTCGAGGATTTACCGCCCCTGGCCCGACCGTTTAACGATCGTGAAAGGGCCAAGGCGCAGCAGTTGGCGCAGCAATGGGGCCTGGATGCGCTCGAAGAATCCGCACCGATTTCGATCGTCGGTTCGGGACCGAACCTCAATGACGCGACCGAGAATGGACTGCGGCGGGCGGCGGATTTGTTGGATATGAGCGTCGCCGAAGTGCGTAACCGCGCCACCGTCACCGGGGCGATCGAGATCGGCCGTAGTCCCGGCGTGGTTCAGGTCACTTTCCTTGCGCCGATGTGTAAGCTTGAGCAAGCGGGCCTCGCAAAATTCGCCCGCGAGCAGTACGGGCTTTAG
- a CDS encoding endo alpha-1,4 polygalactosaminidase — MKRKEARVPLQETSFLTNARQIHSLWRGLGMACVLVLSFLGLVAGMASGVRAQTPPGGTQAPAPQSQSLQNQTPFDALLATPPALRDYRQELRDFVQSVSVYARALKPGFTVIAQNGVDLLGKADPENDANFFPARTYMHSLDGVIAEQLFTTYKGDPPSPETTKSAVEHLSMARKYGLKVLSLEYADTWSKARGAIRKNVKNGFLPYIGSSPVLSKLSPWKPDANPRSILSMRDVKNFAYLRDSQGFGTADEYANALHNTNYDLVVVDVFHGRTALTPQQIALMKYKKLGSRRLVFAHLDITAAESYRYYWKPQWKEGAPKFIKAPYTTNPDKYHVDYADPAWQAIISGNAKSYIYGIITQGFDGVVLDGLDAYQYFEGGL, encoded by the coding sequence ATGAAACGGAAAGAGGCGCGTGTCCCCTTGCAAGAAACGTCCTTCCTCACAAACGCACGACAAATCCATTCCCTGTGGCGGGGTCTGGGGATGGCGTGCGTCCTCGTTCTATCGTTTCTCGGGCTTGTCGCGGGAATGGCGTCCGGTGTTCGGGCGCAAACTCCTCCAGGAGGAACGCAGGCTCCGGCCCCGCAAAGCCAATCTCTCCAAAACCAAACCCCGTTCGACGCTTTGTTGGCGACACCTCCCGCGTTGCGCGACTACCGCCAAGAATTGAGGGACTTTGTCCAGTCCGTCAGCGTTTACGCACGGGCGCTGAAACCGGGCTTTACCGTCATCGCGCAAAATGGCGTGGACCTTTTAGGCAAAGCCGACCCCGAAAATGACGCCAATTTTTTCCCCGCCCGCACCTACATGCACAGCCTCGATGGGGTCATCGCCGAACAGTTGTTCACGACGTACAAGGGCGACCCGCCATCTCCGGAGACGACCAAAAGCGCGGTGGAGCATTTGTCGATGGCCCGAAAATACGGCCTTAAAGTGCTTTCGCTGGAATACGCCGACACGTGGTCAAAAGCGCGCGGCGCCATCCGCAAAAACGTGAAAAATGGCTTCCTTCCCTATATTGGATCCAGCCCGGTCCTCTCGAAGTTGTCGCCCTGGAAACCCGACGCCAACCCAAGAAGCATTCTGAGCATGCGCGATGTTAAAAATTTCGCCTACCTGCGCGACAGCCAGGGCTTCGGCACTGCCGACGAGTATGCAAACGCCTTACACAACACAAATTACGATCTTGTTGTCGTTGACGTATTTCACGGGCGCACCGCGCTTACCCCGCAACAAATAGCGTTGATGAAATACAAAAAACTGGGGTCGCGACGGCTGGTTTTCGCACATCTCGACATCACGGCGGCGGAAAGTTATCGATATTACTGGAAACCGCAATGGAAAGAAGGCGCGCCGAAATTCATCAAGGCCCCCTACACCACCAATCCCGATAAATACCACGTCGATTATGCCGATCCGGCATGGCAGGCGATTATTTCGGGAAACGCCAAATCCTATATTTACGGTATTATCACCCAAGGGTTCGACGGCGTCGTCCTTGACGGTCTAGATGCCTATCAATACTTCGAAGGCGGTCTCTAA